One Pseudostreptobacillus hongkongensis DNA window includes the following coding sequences:
- a CDS encoding restriction endonuclease subunit S, whose amino-acid sequence MEKVAFPLPQIEEQKEIVRILESVLDRENRVSELLSLMESISLLEKSILDKDFRGKI is encoded by the coding sequence GTGGAAAAAGTCGCCTTTCCCCTACCCCAAATAGAAGAACAAAAAGAGATAGTACGCATATTAGAATCAGTACTTGATAGAGAAAATAGGGTATCTGAGTTATTAAGTTTAATGGAATCTATATCTTTACTTGAAAAAAGTATACTTGATAAGGATTTTAGAGGTAAGATATAG